In Nitrospirota bacterium, the genomic window CCCGGCCCCGGTCAGCCGCTCCTCCGCCTGCTGGACCAGGGAGCGGGCGAACTCGGGGGAGGACTTGCTCGTCCCTAGGTGGTTGAACGAATGAAGGACGACGGTCCGCGTGCCGAACTTGCCCGCAAGCCACTTCGTGTTCTTGAGGAACTTCCGAAGGACGCCTTCCCCGCGGGCCTCGTCCTCCGCCTCCACGTGGAAGAAGATTACGGCGGCATCCGCCACGGACTCCTCCTTCCGGACGTCGGGCACATCCTCGAGGCTTTTCGCCGCCGTCCTGTACCACCATTCGTGCACGTAGAACATGAGGAGCTTCACGGGTTCCCCTCCCTAAAGGGCGATGTCCAGCCCCTTGTCCATACTGTAGACGGGGTAGATGCGATAGTTGGAGACCCAGGGCTGCCGCACGGTATAGTCCGTCCGGTGCCAGAAAAAGACCCAGGGGGCGTCCTTGACGATGATGCGCTCGGCCTTCTCGTATGCCCGGTTGCGCTCTTTCTCACTGGCGGCATGCTGCCCGGCCTCGATGAGCCCGTCCACCTCGGGGTTGGTGTAGAAGACCCTGTTTCCGGCAGGCCCGTGGTTGCTCGAATGAAACAGCGGGAAGAGGAAGTTCTCCGGGTCGGGATAATCGGCCCACCAGCTCAACCAGAAAAGGTCGGCCTCTCCCTTGTTCAGGGCCTCCTTGTACGCGCTCCACTCAAGCTGCGTGATGCGCACCTTGAGGCCCGCCTTCCGGAGGTAGGCCTGGATGACCTCGGCCATGTCCACCACCTCCTGGTCGGCGGTGATATAAAACGAAATCTCCCTCTTCGTGGCCCCGCTCTCACGGAAGACGGCGCGTGCGGCCTCGATGTCCGTCTTGTATCCCTCAGGCGGGTCCCAGGCCCTCAGCACGTCGGGCACGGGGCCCGAGGCCAGGCGCCCCCGTCCCTCGTAGAAGGTCTCCAGTATCTTCTTCCTGTCGATGGCCTGGTTGAGGGCCCGGCGCACCGCGGGGGAGTCGAAGGGAGGGTGGGTGCAATTGATGCCCAGGTAATAGGTGTTCAAGCCCTTCTGGGAGGCGATGAGCCCCCGCCAGCGGGGCGACTTCCGATAGCGCGAATATGCCGAGGCCGGGATGGTGAGGACGTCGAGGTTTCCGAGGTCGAATTCCGCCACGGCGGTAAGCTCCTCGGGGATGACCCTGTAGACGATGCCCTTCACCCGGGGGGGCGTGGCGAAATAGTCCTTTCGCGCCCGGAGGGTGAGGCGCCGGTTGCTCCGCCACTCCTTGAGCACATAGGGGCCGGTGCCCACCGGGTGGCTTGAGAACTCGGGCCCCCAGTTGAGCACCACCTCCATGGGGACCACGTAGGCCGGCGTCATGGTCAGGAGCCCGAGAAAAGGAGAAAAGGGCCTCTTCAGGCGAATCTCGAGGGTGTAGTCGTCCAGCAC contains:
- a CDS encoding threonyl-tRNA synthetase editing domain-containing protein produces the protein MKLLMFYVHEWWYRTAAKSLEDVPDVRKEESVADAAVIFFHVEAEDEARGEGVLRKFLKNTKWLAGKFGTRTVVLHSFNHLGTSKSSPEFARSLVQQAEERLTGAGYTVVRTPFGYFNEFRMHVAGDSLAKVFKEF
- a CDS encoding ABC transporter substrate-binding protein; this translates as MALAAALLACSTQNREPGYVYLRLNSNPTTLDPALVVDVAGGSIAAKLFNGLVRLDEDLKPVPDLAQSFTVSPDGLRYRFRLRKGVTFSSGREVKAYDFKYSFERVLDPATRSPNTWIFDKIAGARAYMEGKAREVKGIRVLDDYTLEIRLKRPFSPFLGLLTMTPAYVVPMEVVLNWGPEFSSHPVGTGPYVLKEWRSNRRLTLRARKDYFATPPRVKGIVYRVIPEELTAVAEFDLGNLDVLTIPASAYSRYRKSPRWRGLIASQKGLNTYYLGINCTHPPFDSPAVRRALNQAIDRKKILETFYEGRGRLASGPVPDVLRAWDPPEGYKTDIEAARAVFRESGATKREISFYITADQEVVDMAEVIQAYLRKAGLKVRITQLEWSAYKEALNKGEADLFWLSWWADYPDPENFLFPLFHSSNHGPAGNRVFYTNPEVDGLIEAGQHAASEKERNRAYEKAERIIVKDAPWVFFWHRTDYTVRQPWVSNYRIYPVYSMDKGLDIAL